GCCACGGCGGTCTGGATGCGATCGACGCGGAAGAGTCGCAGGGCCTCGGCGCGCCGGCAGTGGGCCACGACGTACAGGCGCGCGCCACTGGCGACGAGCGCGTAGGGTTCGATGTCGCGCGGCTCGGCGCTGGCCGCCTCGGGCTTGTGGTACGTGATCGTGAGCACCTCGTGCGCCGCGAGCGCCGTGCGCACGATGTGCAACGTGCCCAGGGTGCCGCCGTCGTGCAGCGTCGCGGCGATGCCTTCGAGCAGCGGATCGTTGCCGATGGCGGCCATTACCTCACGCAGTCGCGTGCGGGCGCGCGCAATGACCTCGCGCTCATCGGGCGGGCGCAGATGCGCGAGCACCGAGAGTCCCAGGGCAATGGCGCACACTTCGGTGGCCACGAGCCGCATGGGGCGCCGGAACGCGTCCGTCACCGCCGACATGTGTTCGCTGGTGAAGTAGAGCTGCACCCCTTCCACAAACCCGGCCGGATCGTCGTAGCGTGTGATGAGGGCGTAGACGTCGTCGCGTAGCGTTTCGAAGGGGAGCCCGGTGCGTGCCAGCAGCTCATCGATGGGGACGTCGTCGCCCCCGGCGAGATGCGGCAGCACCTCGAGCAGCCGGCGCAGTTGCATGAGCGCCGTGTCGGTGAGCCGGGTGGGTCTGGCGGCGGCGCGTGGTGTGGGCGCCGGCGGCGCGAGGAGTGTGTCGCCCAGCGCCTGCGCGCGCGTCTCGGCGCGATCGAGACTTTCGACCACGCGATCGAGCGCCGCATGCAGTTGGAAGACGATCGTGGCGGGCGCTTCGGGAATGGCGTCGCCGGCAAAGGCGAGCAGCCAGCGCACGAAGGGCGCTTCGCGTCGCACGGCAAAGCGGCGGCGCTCGCGCCCATTTCCGGTGGGAGGGAGTGCTTCGCCGAGCGCGCTGGCGGCGTGGGCCTCGCCGGTGGTGGTGCGAAACTGCACGACCACCTCGAGCGGAGTATCGTCGCCGAGCTCCCACGCCTGACGTGAGGCCGCATGCTCACGCAGGCGGAAGGTGGGTGGCACGGTGAAGTCGGCGCTCTGCGGCTTGCCGGCGTTGATGGCTACGCGCCGCATGCGATTGAGGCGGAAATTGCGCAGCGCGTCGGCATCGTGGTCGCGTGCCACGCAGTACCAGTGGCCACTGAGGAAAAAGAGCCCCCACGGGTCGATGACCCGCTCGCGCTCCTCATCGCGCTCCATGGCGCGATAGCGGATGGTGACGCGCTTGCGCCGCTGCACCGCATTCGCCAGCTGCTGGAAGATCGCCGTGTCGTGTTGGGCGGCGTCGGGGTGCAGCGTTGGCGCGCCGGTGGCATCGTGCGTGTTGACGGGCAAGTCGAACGCCAGCTTGCGCAACGCGCGGGTGGCCTCGAGGGCCAGGGTGTCATCCCCCAGTTCGCTGGCGCAGGCGGCGGCGTCCACGACCGCCTGCAGTTCGTCGGGCTCGAAGGCGAGCAGCGCCAGGGCACTGTAGCCCGAGCCGGCACGCCGTCGATTCTCTTCCGCGACGGAATGGACCGGCGGTCGCGTGAGCGGTTGCTGACCGGTCCCGGGCGCGACGAGCGCCAGGAAGGGGAGATAGAAGTCTTTCTTGCGGAGGAGGTACGTGCCGTCGCTGTTGCCGAGCGCGTCGGGATCGGTATCGATGGGGAAGCCGAAGGCGCGCAGTTCGTCCTTGTCGCGTTCGAAGGTGCGCTTGATGCTGTCGCGACGGCGCTTGCGGTCGTCGTCGGTCAGCGCGCCTTTGGGGAGCGCGTAGGCCGGCACATCGGCGGCCAGTTCATCGAAGGTGGCCGGACGGCGGCGCGCGAGGAGCGCGGTCACGAGATCGACCCAGCGCTGGAGCTTGTCGCTCCCGGCCGATTCCGGCGGCATTGGCAGTTCGTCAGCAGACCCAGACATAACCCGAAAGTACGCCGTGGCGCTGACAGTGCCAGCGCGCGGCGCACCGGCCCCGGGACGAACGGCACTGTCAGACCCTCCCCCGATCATGGAGGCATCCCAGACGGGATGTTCACTCATTCGGGAGATTGCCATGCAGACCACGATGTCCATTGATCATCAGGCGCACACGGGCGAGGACGGCACGGTGGTGCGTGTGCTGCTGACGCTCACCGGCGAGGTGCCGGCGAACGCCGCGCGCCCGCCGATTGGCCTGTCGCTCGTCCTCGACCGCAGCGGGTCGATGGGCGGCCTGCCGCTGCACTGTGTGCGGGAGGCGGCGGCTCGCGCGGTGGAGCGGCTGCATCCGCAGGATGTCGTTGGTGCCGTGGCGTTCGACAGCGAGGTGGAGGAAGTCGGTCCCATGGCGCCGGTGCAGGAGCAGCGCGGATTGCCGGCGCTGCTGCGGGCGCTCGAGACGCGTGGCAGCACCAACCTCAGTGGTGGCTGGCTGCGCGGGCGGCAGCAGATGGCCGATGCCGCCGCACTGCTCACGGGACCGGGGAGCAGTCGGCGCGTCGTGCTGCTGACCGACGGCCAC
This DNA window, taken from Gemmatimonadaceae bacterium, encodes the following:
- a CDS encoding WYL domain-containing protein, coding for MSGSADELPMPPESAGSDKLQRWVDLVTALLARRRPATFDELAADVPAYALPKGALTDDDRKRRRDSIKRTFERDKDELRAFGFPIDTDPDALGNSDGTYLLRKKDFYLPFLALVAPGTGQQPLTRPPVHSVAEENRRRAGSGYSALALLAFEPDELQAVVDAAACASELGDDTLALEATRALRKLAFDLPVNTHDATGAPTLHPDAAQHDTAIFQQLANAVQRRKRVTIRYRAMERDEERERVIDPWGLFFLSGHWYCVARDHDADALRNFRLNRMRRVAINAGKPQSADFTVPPTFRLREHAASRQAWELGDDTPLEVVVQFRTTTGEAHAASALGEALPPTGNGRERRRFAVRREAPFVRWLLAFAGDAIPEAPATIVFQLHAALDRVVESLDRAETRAQALGDTLLAPPAPTPRAAARPTRLTDTALMQLRRLLEVLPHLAGGDDVPIDELLARTGLPFETLRDDVYALITRYDDPAGFVEGVQLYFTSEHMSAVTDAFRRPMRLVATEVCAIALGLSVLAHLRPPDEREVIARARTRLREVMAAIGNDPLLEGIAATLHDGGTLGTLHIVRTALAAHEVLTITYHKPEAASAEPRDIEPYALVASGARLYVVAHCRRAEALRLFRVDRIQTAVATGEPFTLPSDFSLDQVLERGKAFMQGAHDLLIVRYAPTIARWIAEREGVVCDADGSLTLSHPLADPAWALRHVAQYAGDAELLAPAPLRTQLRERLAQLREALATVS